The Polycladomyces subterraneus genome segment CTGCATTTGGAAACGCTTTTACCATCTGTCCATAACTGGCCGCCGTAAACAACATGGCGATGAGTCCCACGATATAAGCGGTTGGTGTCAGTCCTCCCGATTCCCGAGATACAATTCCAAACGTGTGTCGAATACGACCATGGGTGTCATATAACCCACACCGAGGACGACTATTTGCCACAGATTGAGTGATCGTTCCAGTTGTCCGGATTGATTCATGTATAATTCCTCCTGACGCGAGTTAATATTATGATAATATTGTTAAGAAAATATTATTGTAATTTTGATCAAAAGTAGATAGATTCAAAGCAGAATGGAGATCCTAATGATATCAGTACTGTTAAAACAAATTTTATTATGACGTTTTGAATAGTTTATTCAATCATACATATCTCTCCACTTTTCAAGACCTGTTTCTATTGGATAAACAGGTCTTTTTTTGATTGAACACAAATCGTTCAAACGGATGAAGCTACTGCCGTTTTGTAGAAATACCGGTGAGACCCAAATAAACGACAACAACCGGCCATTTGTGAATGTGGCCGGTTGTTAGTTCATTCTGCCCCGATTCCTGTCTAGGATCGTACGTAGAGCTCGGTGAATTTCCTCTCATGGCCTCCCACCAGTTCGGCGACGGAGGCAATATTGATAATCCGCCCTCCCGTTCCCTTCTGAATCATCCTTCTTCCCGCTGCCTTGGCCATCAAAAAAGCGACTTTCACGTTGACATCCATCGCCCGTTCAAATTTATTGACGGTTAAGAGATACGGGAAAGGCTTTTAGTCTTAACAACTTCGGAAATTCGCGAAACAATCTCCTTCCCGATTTCAATGGAAGCTGTTGCAGCAGGCGAAGGAGCGTTACAGACATGAATGCTGTTCTTCCCCTGGATAAGGTGAAAATCATCGACCATGGTACCATCCGGCTTTAAGGCCTGAGCTCTTACTCCAGCAGGTGCCGGTTCCAGGTCTTCCTCCCCGATTTCCGGCAAGAGTTGCTGAAGGCTTCTCACAAAGGCTTTCTTTGAGAACGAACGCACCATTTCTGCTATCCCGTCTTTCCAGTACCGAACGGCCAACTTCCAGAAACCTGGATAAGTCAATACCTCCGCTGTATCAATAATTGAAAAATCCGTCTTGTTATATCCCTCTCTCTTCAAACCAAGGACGGCGTTGGGGCCTACTTTGACTCCCCCTCCGATCATCCGGGTAAAATGGACGCCTAGGAACGGGAAATTGGGGTTGGGAACAGGATAGATGAGGTTGTTGACCAATCTTTCCTTCTCTGGCTTTAGCTTGTAATACTCCCCCCGGAAGGGAACGATTTTCAGATCAACATCAACTCCAGACCGTCTGGCCACTCGGTCACTGTATAACCCACCACAATTGATCAGAAACTTGGCATGAAAAGAGCGGGATGAGGTTTCAATGTGAACCGAGTCCTTTTCTTCCTGCACCCGCTCCACCTTCGTATTCAACAGGAGGTCTCCATGGATCTTTTTTTGGAAGACCCGGCAAACTTGGTTATAATCGACGATTCCTGCTGTGGGTACGTAGATCGCGGCTAACCCATTCACATGGGGCTCGATCTCCTTTAGTTGCTCTTTTCCGATCATTTGAATATCGAGCTGATTGGATCTCCCCTGATGGTAGAGTTTTTCCAGAAAGGGGAGCTGAATGTCATTGGATGTCAGAAAGCAACCATGGATCGGTTGCCTTCCCGGGCCAGCCGTGCCTTTAGACTGCCGGGTGGGTTGGGTGATTCATGGGTCAGGGTGGGCCATTGACGGGCGTCCGAGTGTTGGATTTATCCCGTGTGTTGGCAGGTCCTTTTTGCACTATGATTCTGGGAGACATGGGAGCCGAGGTCATTAAAATCGAAGAACCTGGTCGGGGAGATGAAACCAGAGAATGGGGTCCTCCCTATGCCGGTGGCGAAAGCGCTTATTACCTGTCCGTTAACCGAAATAAGCGATCCATGGCCCTGAATCTGAAGACAGAAGAGGGTAAAAGGGTTCTTATTGGACCTAATCCGACATTCGGACATTCTGGTTGAGAATTTCAAGGTGGGAACATTGGCCAAATGGGGCCTCT includes the following:
- the lhgO gene encoding L-2-hydroxyglutarate oxidase; translated protein: MTQPTRQSKGTAGPGRQPIHGCFLTSNDIQLPFLEKLYHQGRSNQLDIQMIGKEQLKEIEPHVNGLAAIYVPTAGIVDYNQVCRVFQKKIHGDLLLNTKVERVQEEKDSVHIETSSRSFHAKFLINCGGLYSDRVARRSGVDVDLKIVPFRGEYYKLKPEKERLVNNLIYPVPNPNFPFLGVHFTRMIGGGVKVGPNAVLGLKREGYNKTDFSIIDTAEVLTYPGFWKLAVRYWKDGIAEMVRSFSKKAFVRSLQQLLPEIGEEDLEPAPAGVRAQALKPDGTMVDDFHLIQGKNSIHVCNAPSPAATASIEIGKEIVSRISEVVKTKSLSRIS